A genomic stretch from Coffea arabica cultivar ET-39 chromosome 10c, Coffea Arabica ET-39 HiFi, whole genome shotgun sequence includes:
- the LOC113714591 gene encoding uncharacterized protein isoform X2, translated as MWKLNKSIAKELLPSQPVDFTIEPWWGVCLVNFTLDEFKKLSEDEMATIDKICKEEANSFILFDPDIVKGLYRRGLVYFDVPVFPDDHFKVSRLEGFVSNREQSYEDPIEELLYAVFVVANENSTVAELAATLQADLSQLQAAASFVCRLGWAEKLIDPASILQDSNVPGSPKSLLSDEEDAIMGSANMSIDGSAPPPGEVLWTDNTSQASGYTRVAFVVDANITSYLMMGSVSPGLKSHAVTLYEAGKLGHASIVDLCKDLSTLEGAKFEGELQEFANHAFSLRCVLECLTSGGVISDERDKIDMSSLSAEEDASSVIEALTTDELGGSDTKEFAKSTDDSTNLSISIEESGPSEHVSESTGNDISSAVISEGNDSVVGDSVSDHSSQKNEKPAWSESSDGGKELSKKQRRYRVDILRCESLAALSPATLDRLFLRDYDIVVSMVPLPPSSVLPGPKGPIHFGPPCYSSMTPWMKLVIYSAVASGPISVILMKGQCLRLLPAPLAGCEKALIWSWDGSTVGGLGGKFEGNLVKGSILLHCLNSLLKHSAVLVQPLSRDDLDKDGKTITLDIPLPLKNSDGSPACIGEELGLCPEECSKLNVMLNDLAKKIDLLTIGYIRLLRLYKEQEPESSISDDEKYEWVPLSVEFGIPLFSPKLCNNICKRVVSSQLLQTELLTEHHDAMQDTRKRLRDICGEYQATGPAARLLYQKEQPKESSRQLMNYASGRWNPLVDPSSPISGASSEHQRLKLANRQRSKTEVLSFDGNILRSYALTSIYEAAIRPDEESLILSTSKVESDEADSKEVVLPGVNLVFDGSGLRPFDIAACLQARVPVSLVFEASAASASSMVK; from the exons ATGTGGAAGCTTAACAAGTCAATAGCGAAGGAATTATTGCCTAGTCAGCCGGTGGACTTCACCATTGAGCCATGGTGGGGAGTTTGTCTCGTCAACTTTACTTTGGATGAATTTAAG AAACTTTCAGAAGATGAGATGGCAACGATTGATAAAATCTGTAAGGAAGAAGCAAATTCATTCATCCTTTTTGATCCTGATATTGTAAAAGGACTTTATCGACGAGGACTTGTTTACTTTGATGTTCCCGTTTTTCCTGATGATCACTTCAAAG TTTCCAGGCTTGAAGGTTTTGTTTCAAATAGAGAACAATCTTATGAAGATCCTATTGAAGA GTTGCTTTATGCTGTTTTTGTGGTCGCGAATGAGAATTCTACTGTTGCTGAATTGGCTGCAACACTACAGGCTGATCTTTCTCAGCTGCAGGCAGCTGCATCTTTTGTTTGCCGATTGGGATGGGCTGAAAAGTTAATAGATCCAGCATCTATTCTTCAAGATTCAAATGTACCTGGCTCTCCTAAAAGTCTGCTTAGTGATGAAGAGGATGCTATCATGGGCTCAGCAAATATGTCAATTGATGGCAGTGCTCCTCCACCCGGAGAAGTTTTATGGACTGATAATACTAGCCAAGCTTCCGGTTATACTCGTGTTGCTTTTGTGGTTGATGCTAATATCACATCTTACTTGATGATGGGATCTGTATCACCAG GTCTAAAATCTCATGCCGTGACATTATATGAAGCAGGAAAACTTGGTCATGCTAGCATTGTGGATCTTTGCAAAGATTTGAGTACATTAGAGGGTGCAAAGTTTGAAGGAGAACTTCAGGAATTTGCCAATCATGCATTCAGCCTACGTTGTGTCCTGGAATGTCTGACCTCTGGTGGGGTTATTTCTGATGAAAGAGACAAAATTGACATGTCATCTTTAAGTGCAGAAGAGGATGCTTCTTCAGTTATTGAGGCATTGACTACTGATGAGTTAGGAGGTTCTGATAcaaaagaatttgcaaaaagtACAGATGATTCAACTAATTTAAGCATATCGATAGAGGAATCTGGTCCTTCTGAACATGTATCTGAAAGTACTGGTAATGACATCTCCTCTGCTGTTATATCAGAAGGGAATGATTCCGTAGTTGGGGATTCTGTTTCAGATCATAGCTCCCAGAAAAATGAGAAACCAGCATGGAGTGAAAGTTCTGATGGTGGAAAAGAATTGTCAAAGAAACAGAGGAGGTATCGAGTGGATATTCTTCGGTGCGAAAGCCTGGCTGCTCTTTCGCCAGCAACTTTAGATCGTTTGTTTTTGCGTGACTATGACATTGTGGTGTCAATGGTTCCACTGCCTCCTTCCTCAGTTTTGCCGGGACCAAAAGGTCCAATTCATTTTGGTCCACCTTGTTACTCTTCAATGACTCCTTGGATGAAATTGGTCATATATTCTGCTGTGGCTAGTGGACCTATATCAGTTATTTTGATGAAAGGTCAATGCTTAAGATTGCTTCCGGCACCATTAGCTGGTTGTGAGAAGGCTCTGATATGGTCTTGGGATGGATCAACTGTAGGGGGTTTAGGAGGAAAGTTCGAAGGAAATTTAGTTAAAGGTAGTATTCTTTTACATTGTTTAAATTCGCTACTTAAACATTCAGCTGTGCTGGTGCAGCCTCTTAGCAGGGATGACCTTGATAAGGATGGAAAAACCATTACTTTGGATATCCCATTGCCCTTGAAAAATTCAGATGGTTCACCAGCTTGCATAGGTGAAGAGCTGGGGTTATGCCCagaagagtgctcaaaattaaatGTAATGTTAAATGACCTTGCAAAAAAGATAGATCTCCTGACCATTGGTTATATTCGCCTGCTAAGACTATACAAAGAACAGGAACCTGAAAGCTCTATTTCTGATGATGAGAAATATGAGTGGGTTCCGTTAAGTGTAGAATTTGGAATACCACTCTTTAGTCCAAAATTGTGTAACAACATTTGTAAACGAGTGGTTTCTTCACAGTTACTTCAAACAGAGTTACTTACTGAGCATCATGATGCTATGCAAGACACGAGAAAGAGGTTGCGGGATATATGTGGCGAATATCAAGCAACTGGTCCAGCTGCCAGACTTCTTTATCAGAAAGAACAACCTAAAGAGTCATCTCGGCAACTAATGAACTATGCAAGCGGAAGATGGAATCCGCTTGTGGATCCTTCTTCTCCCATTTCTGGAGCCTCGAGTGAGCACCAAAGACTAAAACTTGCTAACCGACAGCGCAGCAAAACAGAAGTTCTGAGTTTTGATGGTAACATCTTGAG ATCTTATGCTCTGACTTCTATTTATGAGGCTGCTATCAGGCCTGATGAAGAATCACTTATTTTAAGCACCTCTAAAGTTGAATCAGATGAAGCTGACAGTAAAGAAGTTGTTCTGCCTGGTGTAAATCTTGTCTTCGATGGATCTGGATTGCGCCCTTTTGATATAGCTGCTTGTCTGCAGGCTCGCGTACCTGTCTCTTTGGTATTTGAGGCCTCAGCAGCATCTGCTAGTTCTATGGTCAAGTAA
- the LOC113714591 gene encoding uncharacterized protein isoform X1, giving the protein MQRLPATIEEQLIVKAIKEECLWDNLPKRLQATFNSRDEWHRRVIDHCIKKRLPWNTCFARKVCKEGEYYEEMMRYLRRNLALFPYHLAEYICRVMRLSPFRYYCEIIFEVMRNEQPYDSIPNFSAADALRLTGIGRNEFIDIMNKCRSKKIMWKLNKSIAKELLPSQPVDFTIEPWWGVCLVNFTLDEFKKLSEDEMATIDKICKEEANSFILFDPDIVKGLYRRGLVYFDVPVFPDDHFKVSRLEGFVSNREQSYEDPIEELLYAVFVVANENSTVAELAATLQADLSQLQAAASFVCRLGWAEKLIDPASILQDSNVPGSPKSLLSDEEDAIMGSANMSIDGSAPPPGEVLWTDNTSQASGYTRVAFVVDANITSYLMMGSVSPGLKSHAVTLYEAGKLGHASIVDLCKDLSTLEGAKFEGELQEFANHAFSLRCVLECLTSGGVISDERDKIDMSSLSAEEDASSVIEALTTDELGGSDTKEFAKSTDDSTNLSISIEESGPSEHVSESTGNDISSAVISEGNDSVVGDSVSDHSSQKNEKPAWSESSDGGKELSKKQRRYRVDILRCESLAALSPATLDRLFLRDYDIVVSMVPLPPSSVLPGPKGPIHFGPPCYSSMTPWMKLVIYSAVASGPISVILMKGQCLRLLPAPLAGCEKALIWSWDGSTVGGLGGKFEGNLVKGSILLHCLNSLLKHSAVLVQPLSRDDLDKDGKTITLDIPLPLKNSDGSPACIGEELGLCPEECSKLNVMLNDLAKKIDLLTIGYIRLLRLYKEQEPESSISDDEKYEWVPLSVEFGIPLFSPKLCNNICKRVVSSQLLQTELLTEHHDAMQDTRKRLRDICGEYQATGPAARLLYQKEQPKESSRQLMNYASGRWNPLVDPSSPISGASSEHQRLKLANRQRSKTEVLSFDGNILRSYALTSIYEAAIRPDEESLILSTSKVESDEADSKEVVLPGVNLVFDGSGLRPFDIAACLQARVPVSLVFEASAASASSMVK; this is encoded by the exons GGTAATTGATCACTGCATAAAGAAAAGGCTCCCATGGAATACTTGTTTTGCTCGGAAAGTATGTAAAGAAGGTGAATACTATGAAGAAATGATGCGCTATCTGAGAAGGAATCTAGCG TTGTTTCCCTATCACCTTGCAGAGTACATTTGCCGTGTAATGAGGCTGTCACCTTTCAGATACTACTGTGAGATTATATTTGAAGTCATGAGAAACG AACAACCATATGACAGCATCCCAAATTTTAGTGCTGCAGATGCCTTACGACTTACTGGCATAGGAAGAAATGAGTTTATCGACATTATGAATAAGTGCAGATCTAAG AAGATCATGTGGAAGCTTAACAAGTCAATAGCGAAGGAATTATTGCCTAGTCAGCCGGTGGACTTCACCATTGAGCCATGGTGGGGAGTTTGTCTCGTCAACTTTACTTTGGATGAATTTAAG AAACTTTCAGAAGATGAGATGGCAACGATTGATAAAATCTGTAAGGAAGAAGCAAATTCATTCATCCTTTTTGATCCTGATATTGTAAAAGGACTTTATCGACGAGGACTTGTTTACTTTGATGTTCCCGTTTTTCCTGATGATCACTTCAAAG TTTCCAGGCTTGAAGGTTTTGTTTCAAATAGAGAACAATCTTATGAAGATCCTATTGAAGA GTTGCTTTATGCTGTTTTTGTGGTCGCGAATGAGAATTCTACTGTTGCTGAATTGGCTGCAACACTACAGGCTGATCTTTCTCAGCTGCAGGCAGCTGCATCTTTTGTTTGCCGATTGGGATGGGCTGAAAAGTTAATAGATCCAGCATCTATTCTTCAAGATTCAAATGTACCTGGCTCTCCTAAAAGTCTGCTTAGTGATGAAGAGGATGCTATCATGGGCTCAGCAAATATGTCAATTGATGGCAGTGCTCCTCCACCCGGAGAAGTTTTATGGACTGATAATACTAGCCAAGCTTCCGGTTATACTCGTGTTGCTTTTGTGGTTGATGCTAATATCACATCTTACTTGATGATGGGATCTGTATCACCAG GTCTAAAATCTCATGCCGTGACATTATATGAAGCAGGAAAACTTGGTCATGCTAGCATTGTGGATCTTTGCAAAGATTTGAGTACATTAGAGGGTGCAAAGTTTGAAGGAGAACTTCAGGAATTTGCCAATCATGCATTCAGCCTACGTTGTGTCCTGGAATGTCTGACCTCTGGTGGGGTTATTTCTGATGAAAGAGACAAAATTGACATGTCATCTTTAAGTGCAGAAGAGGATGCTTCTTCAGTTATTGAGGCATTGACTACTGATGAGTTAGGAGGTTCTGATAcaaaagaatttgcaaaaagtACAGATGATTCAACTAATTTAAGCATATCGATAGAGGAATCTGGTCCTTCTGAACATGTATCTGAAAGTACTGGTAATGACATCTCCTCTGCTGTTATATCAGAAGGGAATGATTCCGTAGTTGGGGATTCTGTTTCAGATCATAGCTCCCAGAAAAATGAGAAACCAGCATGGAGTGAAAGTTCTGATGGTGGAAAAGAATTGTCAAAGAAACAGAGGAGGTATCGAGTGGATATTCTTCGGTGCGAAAGCCTGGCTGCTCTTTCGCCAGCAACTTTAGATCGTTTGTTTTTGCGTGACTATGACATTGTGGTGTCAATGGTTCCACTGCCTCCTTCCTCAGTTTTGCCGGGACCAAAAGGTCCAATTCATTTTGGTCCACCTTGTTACTCTTCAATGACTCCTTGGATGAAATTGGTCATATATTCTGCTGTGGCTAGTGGACCTATATCAGTTATTTTGATGAAAGGTCAATGCTTAAGATTGCTTCCGGCACCATTAGCTGGTTGTGAGAAGGCTCTGATATGGTCTTGGGATGGATCAACTGTAGGGGGTTTAGGAGGAAAGTTCGAAGGAAATTTAGTTAAAGGTAGTATTCTTTTACATTGTTTAAATTCGCTACTTAAACATTCAGCTGTGCTGGTGCAGCCTCTTAGCAGGGATGACCTTGATAAGGATGGAAAAACCATTACTTTGGATATCCCATTGCCCTTGAAAAATTCAGATGGTTCACCAGCTTGCATAGGTGAAGAGCTGGGGTTATGCCCagaagagtgctcaaaattaaatGTAATGTTAAATGACCTTGCAAAAAAGATAGATCTCCTGACCATTGGTTATATTCGCCTGCTAAGACTATACAAAGAACAGGAACCTGAAAGCTCTATTTCTGATGATGAGAAATATGAGTGGGTTCCGTTAAGTGTAGAATTTGGAATACCACTCTTTAGTCCAAAATTGTGTAACAACATTTGTAAACGAGTGGTTTCTTCACAGTTACTTCAAACAGAGTTACTTACTGAGCATCATGATGCTATGCAAGACACGAGAAAGAGGTTGCGGGATATATGTGGCGAATATCAAGCAACTGGTCCAGCTGCCAGACTTCTTTATCAGAAAGAACAACCTAAAGAGTCATCTCGGCAACTAATGAACTATGCAAGCGGAAGATGGAATCCGCTTGTGGATCCTTCTTCTCCCATTTCTGGAGCCTCGAGTGAGCACCAAAGACTAAAACTTGCTAACCGACAGCGCAGCAAAACAGAAGTTCTGAGTTTTGATGGTAACATCTTGAG ATCTTATGCTCTGACTTCTATTTATGAGGCTGCTATCAGGCCTGATGAAGAATCACTTATTTTAAGCACCTCTAAAGTTGAATCAGATGAAGCTGACAGTAAAGAAGTTGTTCTGCCTGGTGTAAATCTTGTCTTCGATGGATCTGGATTGCGCCCTTTTGATATAGCTGCTTGTCTGCAGGCTCGCGTACCTGTCTCTTTGGTATTTGAGGCCTCAGCAGCATCTGCTAGTTCTATGGTCAAGTAA
- the LOC113714591 gene encoding uncharacterized protein isoform X3 produces the protein MATIDKICKEEANSFILFDPDIVKGLYRRGLVYFDVPVFPDDHFKVSRLEGFVSNREQSYEDPIEELLYAVFVVANENSTVAELAATLQADLSQLQAAASFVCRLGWAEKLIDPASILQDSNVPGSPKSLLSDEEDAIMGSANMSIDGSAPPPGEVLWTDNTSQASGYTRVAFVVDANITSYLMMGSVSPGLKSHAVTLYEAGKLGHASIVDLCKDLSTLEGAKFEGELQEFANHAFSLRCVLECLTSGGVISDERDKIDMSSLSAEEDASSVIEALTTDELGGSDTKEFAKSTDDSTNLSISIEESGPSEHVSESTGNDISSAVISEGNDSVVGDSVSDHSSQKNEKPAWSESSDGGKELSKKQRRYRVDILRCESLAALSPATLDRLFLRDYDIVVSMVPLPPSSVLPGPKGPIHFGPPCYSSMTPWMKLVIYSAVASGPISVILMKGQCLRLLPAPLAGCEKALIWSWDGSTVGGLGGKFEGNLVKGSILLHCLNSLLKHSAVLVQPLSRDDLDKDGKTITLDIPLPLKNSDGSPACIGEELGLCPEECSKLNVMLNDLAKKIDLLTIGYIRLLRLYKEQEPESSISDDEKYEWVPLSVEFGIPLFSPKLCNNICKRVVSSQLLQTELLTEHHDAMQDTRKRLRDICGEYQATGPAARLLYQKEQPKESSRQLMNYASGRWNPLVDPSSPISGASSEHQRLKLANRQRSKTEVLSFDGNILRSYALTSIYEAAIRPDEESLILSTSKVESDEADSKEVVLPGVNLVFDGSGLRPFDIAACLQARVPVSLVFEASAASASSMVK, from the exons ATGGCAACGATTGATAAAATCTGTAAGGAAGAAGCAAATTCATTCATCCTTTTTGATCCTGATATTGTAAAAGGACTTTATCGACGAGGACTTGTTTACTTTGATGTTCCCGTTTTTCCTGATGATCACTTCAAAG TTTCCAGGCTTGAAGGTTTTGTTTCAAATAGAGAACAATCTTATGAAGATCCTATTGAAGA GTTGCTTTATGCTGTTTTTGTGGTCGCGAATGAGAATTCTACTGTTGCTGAATTGGCTGCAACACTACAGGCTGATCTTTCTCAGCTGCAGGCAGCTGCATCTTTTGTTTGCCGATTGGGATGGGCTGAAAAGTTAATAGATCCAGCATCTATTCTTCAAGATTCAAATGTACCTGGCTCTCCTAAAAGTCTGCTTAGTGATGAAGAGGATGCTATCATGGGCTCAGCAAATATGTCAATTGATGGCAGTGCTCCTCCACCCGGAGAAGTTTTATGGACTGATAATACTAGCCAAGCTTCCGGTTATACTCGTGTTGCTTTTGTGGTTGATGCTAATATCACATCTTACTTGATGATGGGATCTGTATCACCAG GTCTAAAATCTCATGCCGTGACATTATATGAAGCAGGAAAACTTGGTCATGCTAGCATTGTGGATCTTTGCAAAGATTTGAGTACATTAGAGGGTGCAAAGTTTGAAGGAGAACTTCAGGAATTTGCCAATCATGCATTCAGCCTACGTTGTGTCCTGGAATGTCTGACCTCTGGTGGGGTTATTTCTGATGAAAGAGACAAAATTGACATGTCATCTTTAAGTGCAGAAGAGGATGCTTCTTCAGTTATTGAGGCATTGACTACTGATGAGTTAGGAGGTTCTGATAcaaaagaatttgcaaaaagtACAGATGATTCAACTAATTTAAGCATATCGATAGAGGAATCTGGTCCTTCTGAACATGTATCTGAAAGTACTGGTAATGACATCTCCTCTGCTGTTATATCAGAAGGGAATGATTCCGTAGTTGGGGATTCTGTTTCAGATCATAGCTCCCAGAAAAATGAGAAACCAGCATGGAGTGAAAGTTCTGATGGTGGAAAAGAATTGTCAAAGAAACAGAGGAGGTATCGAGTGGATATTCTTCGGTGCGAAAGCCTGGCTGCTCTTTCGCCAGCAACTTTAGATCGTTTGTTTTTGCGTGACTATGACATTGTGGTGTCAATGGTTCCACTGCCTCCTTCCTCAGTTTTGCCGGGACCAAAAGGTCCAATTCATTTTGGTCCACCTTGTTACTCTTCAATGACTCCTTGGATGAAATTGGTCATATATTCTGCTGTGGCTAGTGGACCTATATCAGTTATTTTGATGAAAGGTCAATGCTTAAGATTGCTTCCGGCACCATTAGCTGGTTGTGAGAAGGCTCTGATATGGTCTTGGGATGGATCAACTGTAGGGGGTTTAGGAGGAAAGTTCGAAGGAAATTTAGTTAAAGGTAGTATTCTTTTACATTGTTTAAATTCGCTACTTAAACATTCAGCTGTGCTGGTGCAGCCTCTTAGCAGGGATGACCTTGATAAGGATGGAAAAACCATTACTTTGGATATCCCATTGCCCTTGAAAAATTCAGATGGTTCACCAGCTTGCATAGGTGAAGAGCTGGGGTTATGCCCagaagagtgctcaaaattaaatGTAATGTTAAATGACCTTGCAAAAAAGATAGATCTCCTGACCATTGGTTATATTCGCCTGCTAAGACTATACAAAGAACAGGAACCTGAAAGCTCTATTTCTGATGATGAGAAATATGAGTGGGTTCCGTTAAGTGTAGAATTTGGAATACCACTCTTTAGTCCAAAATTGTGTAACAACATTTGTAAACGAGTGGTTTCTTCACAGTTACTTCAAACAGAGTTACTTACTGAGCATCATGATGCTATGCAAGACACGAGAAAGAGGTTGCGGGATATATGTGGCGAATATCAAGCAACTGGTCCAGCTGCCAGACTTCTTTATCAGAAAGAACAACCTAAAGAGTCATCTCGGCAACTAATGAACTATGCAAGCGGAAGATGGAATCCGCTTGTGGATCCTTCTTCTCCCATTTCTGGAGCCTCGAGTGAGCACCAAAGACTAAAACTTGCTAACCGACAGCGCAGCAAAACAGAAGTTCTGAGTTTTGATGGTAACATCTTGAG ATCTTATGCTCTGACTTCTATTTATGAGGCTGCTATCAGGCCTGATGAAGAATCACTTATTTTAAGCACCTCTAAAGTTGAATCAGATGAAGCTGACAGTAAAGAAGTTGTTCTGCCTGGTGTAAATCTTGTCTTCGATGGATCTGGATTGCGCCCTTTTGATATAGCTGCTTGTCTGCAGGCTCGCGTACCTGTCTCTTTGGTATTTGAGGCCTCAGCAGCATCTGCTAGTTCTATGGTCAAGTAA